TAAATCTCAACAAAGTTCATGAAATTTTTTCTTGATTAAGTATGTTAAATCTGATATCCTATATAGTGCACCTCGTTTTATTATTTTTATTTTTTGGTCAGGGGGTAATTGTTGTGTCGAAGGAAGAACTGTTGGAGCAATTGAAATCGAAAATAAATAGACTTACCTGGGATCAATGGTTTACCTCTGCCAAGATTCTCGATATACAGGGAGATAGGGTAATAATAGGAATGGGAAATCTTTTTATAAAAGATTTCGTAGCAAAGAAATATGGTAATCTTGTGTCGGATACGCTTTCTGAAATTCTTTCTAAAAAAGTAAAGGTTGAATTTACATTTATACCAGCTGACCAAAATAAGAATAAACCAGCTGGAAAATTAATCAAGGAAAGACCTTTAAAATTATCCGACTTTAATCCTGAATATACATTTGAAAATTTTGTTGTTGGAGAATCTAACAGAGTGGCATATTATTCTGCGTTAGAGGTAGCGAATAATCCAGGGAAATACAATCCATTGTTTATATATGGCGATGTTGCCTTAGGAAAAACGCATTTATTACATGCTATTGGTAATAAAGTTATGGAAACATCTCCAAATTTAAAGGTTATGTATGTAACAGCAGAAGAGTTTATGAATGATATGATGCGTTCTTTAAGAGAAGAACAGATGGATGATTTTAGAGAACGTTATAGAAAAAAGGTTGATATCTTATTAATTGATGATGTTCAATTTTTAATAGGAAAGGACATGGCTCAGGGAGAACTCTTCCATACATTTAATACATTATTTAATCTTGGAAAACAAATTATTATCTGTTCTGATAGAACGCCTGAAGAATTGGCAACCTTTCATCCAAGGTTAATAAGTAGATTTGAAATGGGATTGGTTGTTAATGTAAATGAGCCTGATAAAAAAACAAAGTTAAGAATTGCTAAGAAAATGGCAGAGATGAGTTCTTTATATATTTCCGATGATGTTGTTACATATTTGGTAGATAACATAGATAATAATTTAAGAAAATTAAGAGGTTTAATTTTAAATCTCTTTTTCCATAGCAAGGTTACTGGGGAGCCTATAAATGTTGAAACTGTGAAGAAATTGTATAGCTCATTAAAAAGACATAAGAAAATTGCTATGGAAAATAAAGAGAGTTTAGCTGTATTAAAGAAAAATCTTATTTTGGAGTCTGTATTAAAAGAATATAATCTTACAAGAGATCAATTGTTTAGCACTACCAGAAAGAAGGAAATTTCTGAAGCGCGTCAGGTTTTAACCTTTTTATTAAAAAATTATGGAAAGATGAAAGTAAAGGAAATTTCGTCTTTTGTTGGTAAGAATCATTCCACTGTAAGTCAGGCTATAAAGAAAATAGAAAAGGAATTAACTACAGGGAATCTTGTCTTAAAAAGAAGAATTGATGATATAAGAAGAGTTTTTGAAGAAGCAGAAAAGATTCATGATCAAACAGCAAGTTAAACTGTACCCTTATATTTCAGGGTACAGTTTTTTATTATAAAGAAATAAAAAATTTTGTAATTTCTTCTCTTCTGTAATGGCAGTAAGGTTTTTTTCCTGTTTTTTCATAATAGTCCTGATGATAATCTTCAGCAGAATAAAATTCTTTCGCCTGTTCTATTTTTGTAGCTACATCATATTTTGACTGTAA
This is a stretch of genomic DNA from Marinitoga piezophila KA3. It encodes these proteins:
- the dnaA gene encoding chromosomal replication initiator protein DnaA is translated as MSKEELLEQLKSKINRLTWDQWFTSAKILDIQGDRVIIGMGNLFIKDFVAKKYGNLVSDTLSEILSKKVKVEFTFIPADQNKNKPAGKLIKERPLKLSDFNPEYTFENFVVGESNRVAYYSALEVANNPGKYNPLFIYGDVALGKTHLLHAIGNKVMETSPNLKVMYVTAEEFMNDMMRSLREEQMDDFRERYRKKVDILLIDDVQFLIGKDMAQGELFHTFNTLFNLGKQIIICSDRTPEELATFHPRLISRFEMGLVVNVNEPDKKTKLRIAKKMAEMSSLYISDDVVTYLVDNIDNNLRKLRGLILNLFFHSKVTGEPINVETVKKLYSSLKRHKKIAMENKESLAVLKKNLILESVLKEYNLTRDQLFSTTRKKEISEARQVLTFLLKNYGKMKVKEISSFVGKNHSTVSQAIKKIEKELTTGNLVLKRRIDDIRRVFEEAEKIHDQTAS